One genomic region from Pseudorca crassidens isolate mPseCra1 chromosome 11, mPseCra1.hap1, whole genome shotgun sequence encodes:
- the LOC137202900 gene encoding LOW QUALITY PROTEIN: olfactory receptor 8S1-like (The sequence of the model RefSeq protein was modified relative to this genomic sequence to represent the inferred CDS: inserted 2 bases in 1 codon) codes for MGNHSMFSEFILLGFSVDPXNQILLFMLFLMIYLLTLLGNLVMLLVIRVDPHLHTPMYFFLGQLSFLDLCHSSVTVPKMLENLLSESKTVFVESCLAQAFFVFATRGTEACLLAVMAYDRYVAISCPLLYGQVMNNQLCIGLVWGSWGLAFVDALINILLAVNLDYCEDQTLPHFSCELSSLFHLACSDTSTNFTLLLCSSVFRFFGTFILIFFSYICIVSTILSISSTSGRSKAFSTCSSHLTAVILFYGSGFLSYLFANLRLPLEMIFPLQYSVITPMLNPLMYSLQNKEVKAAMGRMLRRYVNFFT; via the exons ATGGGAAACCACAGCATGTTCAGTGAGTTTATCCTCCTTGGGTTTTCTGTTGACCC CAACCAGATTCTGCTCTTCATGTTGTTTCTGATGATTTACCTCCTGACCCTGTTGGGGAACCTGGTAATGTTGCTGGTTATCAGAGTTGATCCCCACCTCCACACACCCATGTACTTCTTTTTGGGACAGCTCTCCTTTCTGGACCTCTGCCATTCATCTGTCACAGTCCCCAAGATGCTGGAGAATCTACTTTCTGAAAGTAAAACCGTCTTTGTAGAGAGCTGCCTGGCTCAGGCCTTCTTTGTGTTTGCCACCAGGGGCACTGAGGCATGTCTGCTGGCTGTGATGGCCTATGACCGCTATGTAGCCATAAGCTGCCCTCTGCTCTATGGCCAGGTGATGAACAACCAGCTCTGTATTGGGCTGGTGTGGGGCTCCTGGGGCCTGGCCTTTGTTGATGCTCTCATCAACATCCTTCTGGCTGTCAATTTAGACTACTGTGAGGACCAAACTCTTCCCCACTTCAGCTGTGAGCTGTCTTCTCTCTTCCATCTTGCTTGCTCTGATACCTCCACCAATTTCACACTCTTGCTCTGCTCTTCTGTCTTCCGTTTCTTTGGAACCTTCATTTTAATCTTCTTCTCTTATATCTGCATTGTCTCCACCATCCTGAGCATCAGCTCCACCTCAGGCAGAAGCAAGGCCTTCTCTACCTGCTCTTCCCACCTCACTGCAGTGATCCTGTTCTATGGCTCAGGTTTCCTCAGTTATCTCTTTGCCAACCTCAGGCTCCCCCTGGAGATGATCTTCCCTTTACAATACAGTGTGATCACTCCCATGCTGAATCCCCTCATGTATAGCCTTCAGAACAAGGAGGTGAAGGCAGCTATGGGAAGAATGTTAAGAAGATATGTTAACTTTTTCACATAG